The following are encoded together in the Nocardioides sp. Arc9.136 genome:
- a CDS encoding DUF6458 family protein gives MGYGLGVFLLVVGLILALAVEDAISGVDLTMVGWIMAIGGILVLVLTAVTLNSRRARGGAVSTTTHADGSQTVQRQEPPAV, from the coding sequence ATGGGCTACGGACTCGGAGTCTTCCTCCTCGTCGTCGGTCTCATCCTCGCGCTCGCCGTGGAGGACGCGATCAGCGGTGTGGACCTCACGATGGTCGGCTGGATCATGGCGATCGGTGGCATCCTCGTGCTCGTGCTGACGGCGGTCACGCTGAACAGCCGGCGCGCCCGCGGCGGCGCGGTGTCGACCACCACGCACGCCGACGGCTCGCAGACCGTGCAGCGCCAGGAGCCGCCCGCCGTCTGA
- the dapB gene encoding 4-hydroxy-tetrahydrodipicolinate reductase: MSKNIKVGVLGARGKVGAEVCRAVEAADGTELVAQVDAGDDVAVLLDSGAEVVVDFTHPDVVMDNLRFCVQHGIHAVVGTTGFDEQRLETLRGWLAGSPGVGVLVAPNFSIGAILMMRFAAAAAPFYESVEIVELHHPDKADAPSGTARRTAQLVAAARRDAGLGPVPDATSTALEGARGADVDGIRVHGLRIRGLVAHQEVVLGGVGETLTIRHDSLDRSSFSPGVLAGVRAVADHPGLTVGLEHYLDLD, from the coding sequence GTGAGCAAGAACATCAAGGTGGGCGTGCTCGGCGCACGCGGCAAGGTCGGCGCCGAGGTGTGCCGGGCGGTCGAGGCGGCCGACGGGACCGAGCTGGTGGCGCAGGTCGATGCGGGCGACGACGTCGCCGTGCTCCTCGACTCCGGCGCGGAGGTCGTCGTCGACTTCACCCACCCCGACGTGGTGATGGACAACCTGCGCTTCTGCGTGCAGCACGGCATCCACGCCGTCGTGGGCACCACCGGCTTCGACGAGCAGCGCCTCGAGACGCTGCGCGGCTGGCTGGCGGGGTCCCCGGGCGTCGGTGTGCTCGTGGCCCCCAACTTCTCGATCGGCGCGATCCTGATGATGCGGTTCGCGGCCGCGGCCGCGCCGTTCTACGAGTCGGTCGAGATCGTCGAGCTGCACCACCCGGACAAGGCCGACGCGCCCTCCGGCACGGCGCGTCGTACGGCGCAGCTCGTGGCCGCCGCCCGCCGCGACGCCGGCCTCGGCCCGGTGCCCGACGCGACCAGCACCGCGCTCGAGGGCGCCCGCGGCGCCGACGTCGACGGCATCCGCGTGCACGGCCTGCGGATCCGCGGTCTGGTCGCCCACCAGGAGGTCGTCCTCGGCGGGGTGGGGGAGACCCTCACCATCCGGCACGACTCGCTCGACCGCTCCTCCTTCAGCCCCGGCGTGCTCGCCGGCGTCCGCGCCGTGGCCGACCACCCGGGCCTCACCGTCGGTCTCGAGCACTACCTCGACCTGGACTGA
- a CDS encoding sigma factor-like helix-turn-helix DNA-binding protein encodes MSRTTSVAVLTVDQRGSRSGPDRVPALLDTLAGHRLLRPFERTAGDELQGVVNDAATLASVAGALLRAEAWYVGIGIGPVEEPLPASARAGRGAAYLHARDAVTAAKNSPWNLRVVGEHPDARSLETTLWLWAAVLARRTARGWEVADLVAEGLTYEEVGRRLGISQSAVSQRAQAAGIVEARRAQELATTLAAGMLDARSGGGDR; translated from the coding sequence ATGTCGCGCACGACCTCCGTCGCCGTGCTCACCGTCGACCAGCGCGGCAGCCGCAGCGGGCCCGACCGGGTCCCCGCCCTCCTGGACACCCTCGCCGGCCACCGCCTGCTGCGCCCGTTCGAGCGCACCGCCGGGGACGAGCTGCAGGGCGTGGTCAACGACGCCGCCACGCTCGCCTCGGTCGCCGGCGCCCTGCTGCGCGCGGAGGCGTGGTACGTCGGCATCGGGATCGGTCCCGTCGAGGAGCCCCTGCCGGCCAGCGCGCGCGCCGGCCGCGGCGCGGCGTACCTCCACGCGCGGGACGCCGTCACCGCGGCGAAGAACAGCCCCTGGAACCTCCGGGTGGTCGGCGAGCACCCCGACGCGCGCTCCCTGGAGACCACGCTGTGGCTGTGGGCGGCGGTCCTGGCCCGCCGCACCGCCCGGGGGTGGGAGGTGGCTGACCTGGTCGCCGAGGGGCTCACCTACGAGGAGGTCGGCCGGCGGCTGGGCATCAGCCAGTCCGCGGTCAGCCAGCGGGCGCAGGCGGCCGGCATCGTCGAGGCCCGCCGGGCACAGGAGCTCGCCACGACCCTGGCCGCCGGGATGCTGGACGCCCGGTCCGGGGGTGGCGACCGGTGA
- a CDS encoding GNAT family N-acetyltransferase, whose product MTTADVSVRIAWADDAPAIAELQLRTWPETYAGVLPAASFPTGPEAVEHAAAAWYASLTRPPDARHRALVALEHNRVVGFAVTGPAGDPDCDPVADAELTELTVAPAERGRGHGSRLLQAAVDTMRADRFGRAVLWAVASDDALRGFLASAGWAADGAHRELDLDGEGTTTVKQVRLHTGLT is encoded by the coding sequence ATGACCACCGCCGACGTGAGCGTGCGCATCGCCTGGGCCGACGACGCGCCCGCGATCGCCGAGCTGCAGCTGCGCACCTGGCCCGAGACGTACGCCGGCGTCCTGCCGGCCGCGTCGTTCCCCACCGGGCCGGAGGCGGTCGAGCACGCCGCGGCCGCCTGGTACGCCTCGTTGACCCGCCCGCCGGACGCCCGCCACCGGGCGCTGGTCGCGCTGGAGCACAACCGCGTCGTGGGCTTCGCGGTGACCGGACCGGCCGGGGACCCCGACTGCGACCCGGTCGCCGACGCCGAGCTCACCGAGCTCACCGTCGCCCCCGCCGAGCGGGGCCGGGGCCACGGGTCGCGGCTGCTCCAGGCGGCGGTCGACACCATGCGCGCCGACCGGTTCGGACGTGCCGTGCTGTGGGCGGTCGCCTCCGACGACGCGCTGCGCGGCTTCCTCGCCTCCGCCGGGTGGGCGGCCGACGGCGCGCACCGCGAGCTGGACCTCGACGGCGAGGGCACCACGACGGTCAAGCAGGTCCGCCTCCACACGGGCCTCACCTGA
- a CDS encoding pitrilysin family protein, whose protein sequence is MTARTETLQTVRDSSGQVTSTIRRTVLPGGLRVISEEMAGVRSASIGVWVGVGSRDESATLHGCSHFLEHLLFKGTAERSAFDISIALDAVGGEVNAFTAKEYTCFHARVLDEDLPLAVDVLGDMMTASVLADDDVEAERDVILDEIAMHDDDPDDVVHNLFAEQAWGSDSPLGRDIAGTVDSITALDADQVRAFYAEHYRAPRMVVSVAGAVDHDALVGQVVEAFGRNGFLDGTDEPAAPRAGGPWLPVAPGTVATTRPFEQVNVVLGMEGLARNDERRFAMGVLNTALGGGTSSRLFQEVRERRGLAYSVYSFASTHADSGLVGVAVGCLPAKYDEVLATVRAELARVAAEGIDAEELARGKGQLRGGLVLGLEDSASRMSRLGKAELVYDELLSIDEVIARIDGVTLEEVRAVAAEVFARPEVLAVVGPA, encoded by the coding sequence ATGACCGCCCGGACCGAGACCCTGCAGACGGTGCGGGACTCCTCGGGCCAGGTCACCTCCACCATCCGCCGGACGGTCCTGCCCGGCGGCCTGCGGGTCATCTCCGAGGAGATGGCCGGGGTCCGCTCCGCCTCGATCGGCGTGTGGGTCGGCGTCGGCTCGCGCGACGAGTCGGCGACGCTGCACGGCTGCTCCCACTTCCTCGAGCACCTGCTGTTCAAGGGCACCGCGGAGCGCTCGGCGTTCGACATCTCGATCGCGCTGGACGCGGTGGGCGGGGAGGTCAACGCCTTCACCGCCAAGGAGTACACCTGCTTCCACGCCCGGGTCCTCGACGAGGACCTGCCGCTGGCCGTCGACGTGCTCGGCGACATGATGACCGCCTCCGTGCTGGCCGACGACGACGTCGAGGCCGAGCGGGACGTCATCCTCGACGAGATCGCCATGCACGACGACGACCCCGACGACGTGGTGCACAACCTCTTCGCCGAGCAGGCGTGGGGGAGCGACTCGCCCCTCGGCCGGGACATCGCCGGCACGGTCGACTCGATCACCGCGCTGGACGCCGACCAGGTGCGGGCCTTCTACGCCGAGCACTACCGGGCGCCGCGCATGGTGGTCTCGGTCGCCGGTGCGGTCGACCACGACGCGCTGGTCGGGCAGGTGGTCGAGGCCTTCGGGCGCAACGGCTTCCTCGACGGCACCGACGAGCCGGCTGCGCCCCGGGCGGGCGGACCCTGGCTGCCGGTCGCACCCGGCACGGTCGCGACGACCCGCCCCTTCGAGCAGGTCAACGTCGTGCTCGGCATGGAGGGCCTGGCCCGCAACGACGAGCGCCGCTTCGCCATGGGCGTCCTCAACACCGCCCTGGGCGGCGGCACGTCCAGCCGGCTGTTCCAGGAGGTCCGCGAGCGGCGGGGGCTGGCCTACTCGGTCTACTCCTTCGCCAGCACCCACGCCGACTCCGGCCTGGTCGGCGTGGCGGTCGGCTGCCTGCCCGCGAAGTACGACGAGGTGCTGGCCACCGTGCGCGCCGAGCTCGCCCGGGTCGCCGCCGAGGGCATCGACGCTGAGGAGCTCGCCCGCGGCAAGGGCCAGCTCCGCGGCGGGCTGGTCCTGGGCCTGGAGGACTCCGCCTCGCGGATGTCGCGCCTGGGCAAGGCCGAGCTGGTCTACGACGAGCTGCTCTCGATCGACGAGGTCATCGCCCGGATCGACGGCGTGACCCTCGAGGAGGTCCGCGCGGTCGCCGCCGAGGTGTTCGCCCGGCCCGAGGTGCTGGCCGTGGTGGGTCCCGCCTAG
- a CDS encoding trans-aconitate 2-methyltransferase, whose protein sequence is MAVQAIPARIRWAVDFMDVQPSDHVLEIGCGPGAGVEAICAKLESGSGKMFAIDRSESGVDRTKRRNQKHVDAGRLTVRQIDLATLRVPVKRLNKVFAFNVNLFWVRDCADEIALLHERLLPGGAVFLFFEVKFPDQVQEMIAKASASLAQGGFRVSVVEQKQPAVIGIIGRR, encoded by the coding sequence ATGGCTGTGCAGGCGATCCCCGCGCGTATCCGCTGGGCGGTGGACTTCATGGACGTCCAGCCCTCCGACCACGTGCTCGAGATCGGGTGCGGACCGGGCGCCGGGGTCGAGGCGATCTGCGCCAAGCTGGAGTCCGGCAGCGGCAAGATGTTCGCCATCGACCGCTCCGAGTCCGGTGTCGACCGCACCAAGCGCCGCAACCAGAAGCACGTCGACGCCGGCCGGCTCACCGTCCGCCAGATCGACCTGGCCACGCTGCGGGTGCCGGTCAAGCGGCTGAACAAGGTCTTCGCGTTCAACGTCAACCTGTTCTGGGTGCGCGACTGCGCCGACGAGATCGCGCTGCTGCACGAGCGGCTCCTGCCCGGCGGGGCGGTCTTCCTGTTCTTCGAGGTGAAGTTCCCCGACCAGGTCCAGGAGATGATCGCCAAGGCGTCGGCGTCGCTGGCGCAGGGCGGCTTCCGCGTCTCGGTCGTCGAGCAGAAGCAGCCGGCCGTCATCGGGATCATCGGCCGCCGCTGA
- a CDS encoding AzlC family ABC transporter permease: MAPPPEPPEPPGLPEPLEQLDPSEHRRIVRDGLGVGIATGVYGTSFGAVSVAAGLDVWQTCVLSLLMFTGASQFALVGVVASGGAPLSGALTALLLGTRNTLYGLRLAPQLGWSGRRRAAAAHLVIDESTAMSVTRATRPAARLGFLVTGGSVFVLWNLATLVGALAGTVVGDPRDYGLDAAVGAAFLALLWPRLDTTRNRVVAVAAAAVAVGAIPLTAAGVPVLVAGGVALLVGALGPRTGGAR, translated from the coding sequence GTGGCTCCGCCACCCGAGCCACCCGAGCCGCCCGGGCTGCCCGAGCCCCTCGAGCAGCTGGACCCCTCCGAGCACCGCCGCATCGTCCGTGACGGCCTGGGCGTGGGCATCGCGACCGGCGTGTACGGCACGTCGTTCGGCGCCGTGTCGGTGGCCGCGGGCCTCGACGTGTGGCAGACGTGCGTGCTGTCGCTGCTGATGTTCACCGGCGCCTCGCAGTTCGCGCTCGTCGGCGTCGTGGCCTCCGGCGGCGCCCCGCTCTCCGGCGCGCTCACCGCGCTCCTCCTAGGGACCCGCAACACCCTCTACGGCCTGCGCCTGGCCCCGCAGCTGGGCTGGTCCGGCCGGCGCCGGGCGGCCGCGGCGCACCTGGTGATCGACGAGTCGACCGCGATGTCGGTGACCCGCGCGACCCGTCCGGCCGCGCGCCTCGGCTTCCTCGTGACGGGCGGGTCGGTCTTCGTGCTCTGGAACCTGGCCACGCTGGTCGGCGCGCTCGCCGGCACCGTGGTCGGCGACCCGCGCGACTACGGGCTCGACGCCGCCGTGGGAGCGGCGTTCCTCGCCCTGCTGTGGCCGCGGCTCGACACCACCCGCAACCGGGTCGTCGCCGTCGCGGCGGCGGCCGTGGCCGTCGGTGCGATCCCGCTGACCGCGGCAGGCGTCCCCGTCCTCGTCGCCGGTGGGGTCGCCCTCCTGGTCGGTGCCCTGGGCCCGCGGACGGGAGGGGCGCGGTGA
- the rbfA gene encoding 30S ribosome-binding factor RbfA codes for MSSPRVRKIADRIQVVVAEMLERRIKDPRLGFVTLTDVRVSGDSQQATIFYTVLAGTGEGAQDDETAMAGTAAALESAKGLIRSEVGKQLGMRHVPSLTFVADALPESARHLDEVLARAKALDEEVAARRVEAYAGEPDPYKKPRAEGDDEDADEDDGEDDGEDDGAAGAPARPAQPIDPVDPDEV; via the coding sequence ATGAGCAGTCCCCGGGTACGCAAGATCGCCGACCGGATCCAGGTCGTCGTGGCCGAGATGCTCGAGCGGCGGATCAAGGACCCGCGGCTCGGCTTCGTGACCCTCACCGACGTCCGTGTCTCGGGCGACTCCCAGCAGGCGACGATCTTCTACACGGTCCTCGCCGGCACCGGCGAGGGCGCCCAGGACGACGAGACCGCCATGGCCGGCACGGCCGCGGCGCTCGAGTCGGCCAAGGGCCTGATCCGCTCCGAGGTCGGCAAGCAGCTCGGCATGCGGCACGTGCCGAGCCTGACCTTCGTCGCCGACGCGCTGCCGGAGTCCGCCCGCCACCTCGACGAGGTGCTGGCCCGGGCGAAGGCGCTCGACGAGGAGGTCGCCGCCCGCCGCGTGGAGGCCTACGCCGGCGAGCCCGACCCCTACAAGAAGCCCCGCGCCGAGGGTGACGACGAGGACGCCGACGAGGACGACGGCGAGGACGACGGCGAGGACGACGGGGCCGCGGGCGCCCCCGCCCGCCCGGCCCAGCCGATCGACCCCGTCGACCCGGACGAGGTGTGA
- the rpsO gene encoding 30S ribosomal protein S15: MSIGTDAETKKRIIAEYATTEGDTGSPEVQIALLSHRISHLTEHLKQHKHDHHSRRGLLLLVGQRRRLLNYLQKTEIDRYRSIVERLGLRR, translated from the coding sequence ATGTCGATCGGTACCGACGCGGAGACCAAGAAGCGCATCATCGCCGAGTACGCCACGACCGAGGGCGACACCGGCTCGCCCGAGGTGCAGATCGCGCTGCTCAGCCACCGCATCTCCCACCTGACCGAGCACCTCAAGCAGCACAAGCACGACCACCACAGCCGTCGTGGCCTGCTCCTGCTGGTCGGCCAGCGCCGTCGCCTGCTGAACTACCTGCAGAAGACCGAGATCGACCGCTACCGGTCGATCGTCGAGCGCCTCGGCCTGCGCCGCTGA
- the truB gene encoding tRNA pseudouridine(55) synthase TruB has protein sequence MTAPAARPAVRPGLVVVDKPGGMTSHDVVSRVRRLVGTRKVGHAGTLDPMATGVLVLGVDRATRLLGHLMLTDKGYDATVRLGVATTTDDAEGEVLAATPAGHLDEDAVRAVLAEFVGELQQVPTAVSAIKVDGKRAYQRVRDGEQVELQARAVTVHELVVHEVRRGAHRPGRGDAVEVVDVDISLRCSSGTYVRAIARDAGARLGVGGHLTALRRTAVGPYGLDVARTLEELADEVAAGHGGVLPIADAARAAFPARDLDDRAAADVRVGRSLDLELDATTAVFAPSGEFLALYEPRGGLARPVAVFV, from the coding sequence GTGACGGCTCCGGCCGCCCGCCCTGCCGTGCGCCCCGGGCTCGTCGTGGTCGACAAGCCCGGCGGGATGACCTCCCACGACGTCGTCTCCCGCGTCCGTCGGCTCGTCGGCACCCGCAAGGTGGGCCACGCCGGCACGCTCGACCCGATGGCCACCGGCGTGCTGGTGCTCGGCGTCGACCGGGCGACCCGCCTGCTGGGTCACCTGATGCTCACCGACAAGGGGTACGACGCCACGGTGCGGCTCGGCGTCGCCACGACGACCGACGACGCCGAGGGCGAGGTGCTCGCGGCGACGCCGGCCGGCCACCTGGACGAGGACGCCGTCCGCGCGGTGCTCGCCGAGTTCGTCGGCGAGCTGCAGCAGGTCCCGACCGCCGTGTCGGCGATCAAGGTGGACGGCAAGCGCGCCTACCAGCGGGTCCGCGACGGCGAGCAGGTCGAGCTCCAGGCCCGCGCCGTGACCGTCCACGAGCTCGTCGTGCACGAGGTGCGTCGCGGTGCGCACAGGCCTGGGCGCGGCGACGCGGTCGAGGTGGTCGACGTCGACATCAGCCTGCGCTGCTCGAGCGGCACCTACGTCCGCGCGATCGCCCGCGACGCCGGCGCCCGGCTCGGCGTCGGCGGGCACCTGACGGCGCTGCGGCGCACCGCCGTCGGCCCCTACGGGCTCGACGTCGCCCGCACGCTGGAGGAGCTCGCCGACGAGGTCGCCGCCGGCCACGGGGGAGTGCTGCCGATCGCCGACGCGGCGCGGGCGGCGTTCCCGGCCCGCGACCTCGACGACCGCGCGGCCGCCGACGTGCGGGTCGGCCGCAGCCTCGACCTCGAGCTCGACGCCACGACCGCGGTCTTCGCCCCGTCGGGGGAGTTCCTCGCGCTCTACGAGCCGCGCGGCGGTCTCGCCCGCCCGGTTGCCGTCTTCGTCTGA
- a CDS encoding AzlD domain-containing protein has protein sequence MSLWGAVLVAGVGCYLLKLVGLSIPARVLERPAVSRVADLIPVALLTALVAVQVVGDGRSLVADARLAGLGAAVVLLVLRAPFLLVVFGSALVAALVRLL, from the coding sequence GTGAGCCTGTGGGGAGCCGTGCTGGTGGCCGGGGTCGGTTGCTACCTGCTCAAGCTGGTCGGGCTGTCGATCCCCGCCCGCGTCCTGGAGCGGCCGGCCGTCTCGCGGGTCGCCGACCTGATCCCGGTCGCGCTGCTCACGGCACTCGTCGCGGTGCAGGTCGTCGGGGACGGTCGGTCGCTCGTCGCCGACGCCCGGCTGGCGGGCCTGGGCGCGGCCGTCGTGCTGCTGGTCCTGCGCGCGCCGTTCCTGCTCGTCGTCTTCGGCTCCGCACTCGTCGCCGCCCTCGTCCGCCTGCTCTGA
- a CDS encoding polyribonucleotide nucleotidyltransferase yields MTDPVISAVETVLDNGKFGTRTVKFETGLLARQAAGSVTAYLDDDTMLLSATTAGKQPKDHFDFFPLTIDVEERMYAAGKIPGSFFRSEGRPGEDAILTCRLIDRPLRPTFKKGLRNEVQVVITVLALNPDTPYDVLAINAASISTQLSGLPFSGPVGGVRVALIEGQWVAFPTHSQLEDAVFDMVVAGRVTDTGDVAIMMVEAEATEQTFAKVQSGVQAPTEEVVAGGLDAAKPFIKQLCEAQAELAAAAAKPVQDFPVFLDFEDDVFAAVESAVKADLATAMKIADKTERNDRTDELKDSVLEKLGAQFVGREKELGAAFRALNKQLVRESILRDKIRIDGRGLADIRPLHAEVGVIPRVHGSALFERGETQILGVTTLDMLKMEQQLDTLSPEKSRRYMHKYVFPPFSTGETGRVGSPKRREVGHGALARRALLPVLPDREEFPYAIRQLSEAMGSNGSTSMGSVCASTLSLLQAGVPLKAPVAGIAMGLVSGEIDGKTEYVALTDILGAEDAFGDMDFKVAGTRDFVTALQLDTKLDGIPADVLGAALKQARDARHTILDVMAEAIDAPEEMSSTAPRIITIKIPVDKIGEVIGPKGKVINQIQDDTGASISIEDDGTIYIGATNGEAADAARSAVNAIANPTMPEVGERYLGTVVKTTNFGAFVSLLPGKDGLLHISKLRPLAGGKRVEAVEDVLSVGQKIQVEIGEIDDRGKLSLVPVVEEAEGTEGADDAAAEVTEEA; encoded by the coding sequence TTGACCGACCCCGTCATCTCCGCCGTCGAGACCGTGCTGGACAACGGCAAGTTCGGCACCCGCACCGTCAAGTTCGAGACCGGCCTGCTGGCCCGTCAGGCCGCCGGCTCCGTCACGGCCTACCTCGACGACGACACGATGCTGCTCTCGGCGACCACCGCCGGCAAGCAGCCCAAGGACCACTTCGACTTCTTCCCCCTGACGATCGACGTCGAGGAGCGGATGTACGCCGCGGGCAAGATCCCCGGCTCGTTCTTCCGCTCCGAGGGGCGCCCGGGCGAGGACGCGATCCTCACCTGCCGCCTGATCGACCGCCCGCTGCGCCCGACCTTCAAGAAGGGCCTGCGCAACGAGGTCCAGGTCGTCATCACCGTCCTCGCGCTGAACCCCGACACGCCGTACGACGTGCTCGCGATCAACGCCGCCTCGATCTCCACCCAGCTCTCCGGCCTGCCGTTCTCCGGCCCGGTCGGCGGCGTCCGCGTCGCCCTCATCGAGGGCCAGTGGGTCGCGTTCCCGACCCACAGCCAGCTCGAGGACGCCGTCTTCGACATGGTGGTCGCGGGTCGTGTCACCGACACCGGTGACGTCGCGATCATGATGGTCGAGGCCGAGGCCACCGAGCAGACCTTCGCCAAGGTCCAGAGCGGCGTCCAGGCCCCGACCGAGGAGGTCGTCGCCGGCGGTCTCGACGCGGCCAAGCCGTTCATCAAGCAGCTGTGCGAGGCGCAGGCCGAGCTGGCCGCCGCCGCCGCGAAGCCGGTCCAGGACTTCCCGGTCTTCCTCGACTTCGAGGACGACGTCTTCGCCGCCGTCGAGTCCGCCGTCAAGGCCGACCTCGCCACCGCGATGAAGATCGCCGACAAGACCGAGCGCAACGACCGCACCGACGAGCTCAAGGACTCGGTGCTGGAGAAGCTGGGCGCCCAGTTCGTGGGTCGCGAGAAGGAGCTCGGCGCGGCGTTCCGTGCACTGAACAAGCAGCTCGTCCGCGAGAGCATCCTGCGCGACAAGATCCGCATCGACGGTCGCGGCCTGGCCGACATCCGTCCGCTGCACGCCGAGGTCGGCGTGATCCCGCGCGTCCACGGCTCGGCGCTGTTCGAGCGCGGCGAGACCCAGATCCTGGGCGTCACCACCCTCGACATGCTCAAGATGGAGCAGCAGCTCGACACCCTCTCCCCGGAGAAGTCGCGCCGCTACATGCATAAGTACGTCTTCCCGCCGTTCTCCACCGGCGAGACCGGCCGCGTCGGCTCGCCGAAGCGCCGCGAGGTCGGCCACGGCGCGCTCGCGCGCCGCGCGCTGCTGCCGGTGCTGCCGGACCGCGAGGAGTTCCCCTACGCCATCCGCCAGCTCTCCGAGGCCATGGGCTCCAACGGCTCGACCTCGATGGGCTCGGTCTGCGCCTCGACGCTGTCGCTGCTGCAGGCCGGTGTGCCGCTGAAGGCCCCCGTCGCCGGCATCGCGATGGGCCTGGTCTCCGGTGAGATCGACGGCAAGACCGAGTACGTCGCGCTGACCGACATCCTCGGTGCCGAGGACGCCTTCGGCGACATGGACTTCAAGGTCGCCGGCACCCGGGACTTCGTGACCGCGCTCCAGCTCGACACCAAGCTCGACGGCATCCCCGCCGACGTGCTCGGCGCGGCCCTGAAGCAGGCCCGCGACGCCCGCCACACCATCCTCGACGTCATGGCCGAGGCCATCGACGCGCCCGAGGAGATGTCCTCCACCGCGCCGCGGATCATCACCATCAAGATCCCTGTCGACAAGATCGGCGAGGTCATCGGCCCGAAGGGCAAGGTGATCAACCAGATCCAGGACGACACCGGTGCGTCGATCTCGATCGAGGACGACGGCACGATCTACATCGGTGCCACCAACGGCGAGGCCGCTGACGCCGCCCGGTCCGCGGTCAACGCGATCGCGAACCCGACCATGCCCGAGGTCGGCGAGCGCTACCTCGGCACGGTCGTGAAGACGACGAACTTCGGTGCCTTCGTCTCGCTGCTCCCCGGCAAGGACGGCCTGCTGCACATCAGCAAGCTGCGCCCGCTCGCCGGCGGCAAGCGCGTCGAGGCCGTCGAGGACGTCCTCTCGGTCGGCCAGAAGATCCAGGTCGAGATCGGCGAGATCGACGACCGGGGCAAGCTCTCGCTGGTCCCCGTGGTCGAGGAGGCCGAGGGCACCGAGGGTGCCGACGACGCCGCGGCCGAGGTCACCGAGGAGGCCTGA
- a CDS encoding bifunctional riboflavin kinase/FAD synthetase, whose protein sequence is MQIWRSLDEVPGGLGRTVVVIGNFDGVHLGHRRVLARAQQIAADLGDLPVVAVTFDPHPMAVLRPEHAPTTLTTMEVRADLLAGAGADGVLAVPFSREVAGWSPEEFVERVLVDALHAAAVVVGANFRFGSRAAGDVATLAEQGRTHDFTAEGIPLDGGPMVWSSTYVRTCLAAGDVAGAAEALGRPYAVRGVVVRGDQRGRELGYPTANVPTDGMQAAPADGVYAGWLRRLDTGERFPAAISVGTNPTFDGVRERRVESYVLDRTDLELYGVEVEVSFVDRLRGMTAFDSVESLVAQMDDDVRRARELLVP, encoded by the coding sequence GTGCAGATCTGGCGCTCGCTCGACGAGGTCCCGGGCGGCCTCGGCCGCACCGTGGTCGTGATCGGCAACTTCGACGGCGTCCACCTCGGCCACCGCCGGGTGCTGGCCCGCGCCCAGCAGATCGCCGCCGACCTCGGCGACCTGCCGGTCGTGGCCGTCACCTTCGACCCGCACCCGATGGCGGTCCTGCGGCCCGAGCACGCCCCGACGACGCTGACCACCATGGAGGTGCGCGCCGACCTGCTGGCCGGTGCCGGCGCCGACGGCGTGCTGGCGGTGCCCTTCTCCCGGGAGGTCGCGGGCTGGAGCCCCGAGGAGTTCGTCGAGCGCGTGCTGGTCGACGCCCTCCACGCCGCCGCCGTGGTCGTCGGTGCCAACTTCCGGTTCGGCAGCCGTGCCGCCGGTGACGTGGCCACCCTCGCCGAGCAGGGCCGCACCCACGACTTCACCGCCGAGGGCATCCCGCTCGACGGCGGGCCGATGGTGTGGTCCTCGACGTACGTCCGGACCTGCCTGGCGGCCGGCGACGTCGCCGGCGCCGCCGAGGCGCTGGGCCGCCCCTACGCCGTCCGCGGCGTCGTGGTCCGCGGCGACCAGCGTGGCCGCGAGCTCGGCTACCCGACCGCCAACGTCCCCACCGACGGCATGCAGGCCGCCCCCGCCGACGGCGTGTACGCCGGCTGGCTGCGGCGGCTCGACACCGGCGAGCGGTTCCCGGCCGCGATCTCGGTCGGCACCAACCCGACCTTCGACGGCGTGCGCGAGCGGCGGGTCGAGAGCTACGTGCTCGACCGCACCGACCTCGAGCTGTACGGCGTGGAGGTCGAGGTGTCCTTCGTCGACCGCCTCCGCGGGATGACCGCCTTCGACTCGGTGGAGTCCCTGGTCGCCCAGATGGACGACGACGTCCGCCGGGCCCGCGAGCTGCTCGTCCCGTGA